From Enterococcus mundtii, the proteins below share one genomic window:
- a CDS encoding sigma-70 family RNA polymerase sigma factor — MSEELLCAARNGDEEAFSMLYQKYFPLLLRLKNIYYLRNYVSEDWEQEARIALYQALKTYENNKGVSFGSYYKSIISNQIYSLLRKQNALKRRDQKNEISIEQKIATEGPDFLAEITIQEPVAMQQLLLKEAFEDSDIKFSTKEAKIFQHYMQGNDFSEMERELSMDLKQIKSAYGRVKYKIKKHLKDYNE; from the coding sequence ATGTCCGAGGAGTTATTGTGCGCCGCCCGTAATGGAGATGAAGAAGCATTTTCTATGCTGTATCAAAAATATTTCCCGTTATTATTACGGTTGAAAAATATTTATTATCTAAGGAATTATGTAAGTGAAGATTGGGAACAAGAAGCAAGGATTGCTCTATATCAAGCACTTAAAACGTACGAAAATAATAAAGGTGTCAGTTTTGGGAGTTATTACAAAAGTATTATCAGTAACCAAATCTACTCTTTATTGCGTAAGCAAAACGCGCTAAAACGTCGAGACCAAAAAAATGAAATTTCTATTGAACAAAAAATAGCTACAGAAGGACCAGATTTTTTAGCCGAGATCACCATCCAAGAACCTGTTGCGATGCAACAATTACTATTAAAAGAAGCTTTCGAGGACTCCGATATCAAATTCTCAACAAAAGAGGCAAAAATCTTTCAACATTACATGCAAGGCAATGATTTTAGCGAGATGGAGAGAGAATTATCAATGGATCTGAAGCAAATAAAAAGCGCTTACGGCCGAGTGAAATATAAGATAAAAAAACATCTGAAAGATTATAATGAGTGA
- a CDS encoding NYN domain-containing protein: MKKQLLIVDGYNMIGSWPELVALKKQDKMADAREALLHRLSNYAKYEGLEVIVVFDAQLVPGIQQNYRKYQLEVVFTKEDETADTYIERIAGELNTRLTQVTVATSDLAEQWVIFSQGALRTSAYELYKTIKKTEKNITQDNINMRFIDFRRNSPWNEEQLEKLSQKLDDLMRKEK, translated from the coding sequence ATGAAGAAGCAGCTGTTGATCGTCGATGGCTATAATATGATCGGTTCTTGGCCAGAGTTAGTGGCACTGAAAAAGCAAGATAAAATGGCGGATGCCAGAGAAGCCTTGTTGCATCGTTTATCGAATTATGCAAAATATGAAGGCCTAGAAGTAATCGTTGTCTTTGATGCGCAATTAGTGCCGGGTATCCAACAAAATTATCGAAAATACCAATTAGAAGTTGTTTTCACAAAAGAGGATGAAACGGCAGATACGTATATCGAGCGCATCGCGGGAGAGTTGAATACTCGCTTGACGCAAGTGACTGTCGCAACGAGTGACTTAGCAGAACAATGGGTGATTTTTTCACAAGGTGCTTTACGAACTTCCGCGTACGAATTATATAAAACAATCAAAAAAACAGAAAAAAATATTACCCAAGATAATATAAATATGCGTTTTATTGATTTTCGACGAAATTCTCCGTGGAATGAAGAACAATTAGAAAAATTGTCCCAAAAATTGGACGATTTAATGAGAAAAGAAAAATAA
- the rlmB gene encoding 23S rRNA (guanosine(2251)-2'-O)-methyltransferase RlmB, with product MRKENKERNYQKRNKKDSQRFTKGNEKRSAKKETVYVGQEDTTSEDNFVFGHHATVEALQQGRGNKLFLQEDSRGDKVEELKNIAREQSVPVKWVPKQKLDLLSDRGVHQGVVLAITPYEYLTLDQLLEQAKSKTETPFFLILDSIEDPHNFGSILRTADASGVDGIIIPKHRAVGITPIVTKTSTGAVEYVPVARVTNLVQTVQQLKEQQFWVFGTDMEGTNFQSWNAKGSIALVIGNEGRGMSAGLKKEMDELLTIPMVGHVQSLNASVAAGLLMYQAFSQRQGG from the coding sequence ATGAGGAAAGAAAATAAAGAACGTAACTATCAAAAACGAAACAAAAAAGATTCTCAACGTTTTACAAAAGGCAATGAGAAACGTAGTGCAAAGAAGGAAACAGTTTATGTTGGTCAAGAGGACACAACAAGTGAAGACAATTTTGTATTTGGTCATCATGCGACAGTCGAAGCTTTGCAACAAGGTCGTGGAAATAAATTGTTCCTTCAAGAAGATTCACGGGGAGACAAGGTTGAAGAGTTGAAAAATATTGCTCGAGAACAATCGGTGCCAGTCAAGTGGGTCCCTAAGCAGAAATTAGACCTACTCAGTGATCGTGGCGTTCATCAAGGGGTAGTATTGGCCATCACGCCTTATGAATATCTGACGTTGGATCAACTATTGGAACAGGCGAAGAGCAAAACGGAAACACCCTTTTTCTTGATCTTGGACAGTATCGAAGATCCTCACAATTTTGGCTCGATTTTACGAACGGCAGATGCCAGTGGGGTAGATGGTATCATCATTCCTAAACATCGTGCAGTCGGAATCACACCAATCGTGACGAAAACATCGACAGGCGCCGTTGAATACGTGCCAGTGGCTCGTGTGACAAACTTAGTTCAAACTGTCCAGCAGCTAAAAGAGCAGCAATTTTGGGTATTCGGAACAGATATGGAAGGAACGAATTTCCAATCATGGAATGCAAAAGGCTCGATAGCGTTAGTGATAGGTAATGAAGGTCGTGGCATGAGTGCAGGCTTGAAGAAAGAAATGGATGAGTTGTTAACGATCCCTATGGTCGGTCATGTTCAAAGCTTGAATGCAAGTGTTGCGGCTGGACTACTGATGTATCAGGCTTTTTCTCAGCGTCAGGGGGGATAA
- a CDS encoding Mini-ribonuclease 3 — translation MRDHTQLNGLALAYVGDAIYEIYIRDYLIEKGETKPNKLHRAATHYVSAKAQAFLIQQMLQENLLTENEELYYRRGRNAKSHTSAKNADITTYRVATGFEALMGYLHLTKQTERMEELINWCIEKVGETHEERK, via the coding sequence ATGAGAGATCATACACAATTAAATGGTTTAGCGCTTGCTTATGTTGGAGATGCTATCTACGAAATCTATATTCGAGATTACTTGATTGAAAAAGGTGAAACAAAGCCGAATAAACTGCACCGAGCAGCGACACACTATGTTTCGGCAAAGGCACAAGCTTTTTTGATCCAACAAATGTTGCAAGAAAACCTCTTAACAGAAAATGAAGAGCTTTACTATCGCAGGGGTAGAAATGCCAAAAGTCATACGAGTGCAAAAAATGCGGATATTACAACTTATCGTGTTGCAACAGGGTTTGAAGCCTTGATGGGCTACTTACATCTAACAAAACAAACCGAACGTATGGAAGAATTGATTAATTGGTGTATTGAGAAAGTAGGTGAAACCCATGAGGAAAGAAAATAA
- the cysS gene encoding cysteine--tRNA ligase codes for MIKIYNTLSREKETFIPLKEGQVSMYVCGPTVYNYIHIGNARSTIAFDTIRRYLEYRGYQVNYVSNFTDVDDKIIKAANELGITAPEVADRFIKAFEEDTKALNVQPATSHPRVMDHMEDIRVFIQTLIDKGFAYESNGDVYYRTRKFTDYGQLSDQSIDELEIGASQRTGAEQQQKEDPLDFALWKKAKPGEISWESPWGEGRPGWHIECSVMATKHLGETIDIHGGGQDLEFPHHENEIAQSEAKTGKKFANYWMHNGYVTIGEDDQKMSKSLGNFITVHEMIQEVDPQVLRFFMATTQYRRPIRYSEATMKEAATNLQRLKNTFDNLNFRFENAVEAQSEDERQVTELEQLETRFIKEMDDDFNVANGITVVYELAKWINTYLEQPTVSKTILSKSEALFTQWLSIFGILFTTAEMLDEEIEQLIEERTQARKNRDFSRSDEIRDQLKEKGILLDDTPQGTRWRREA; via the coding sequence ATGATAAAAATCTATAATACGCTATCAAGAGAAAAAGAGACTTTTATTCCTTTAAAAGAAGGACAAGTTTCAATGTATGTTTGCGGACCAACTGTTTATAATTATATCCACATTGGCAATGCACGAAGTACGATTGCGTTTGACACGATTCGACGTTATTTGGAATACCGTGGATACCAAGTGAACTACGTATCGAACTTTACAGATGTGGACGATAAAATCATCAAGGCTGCCAATGAGCTTGGGATCACAGCGCCTGAAGTTGCTGATCGTTTTATCAAAGCTTTTGAAGAAGATACGAAAGCATTGAATGTGCAGCCAGCAACGAGCCATCCAAGAGTAATGGACCATATGGAAGATATTCGCGTATTCATCCAAACATTGATCGACAAAGGTTTTGCTTATGAATCGAATGGCGATGTTTATTATCGTACGCGAAAATTTACTGATTATGGTCAATTGAGTGATCAATCGATCGACGAGTTAGAGATTGGTGCAAGTCAACGTACTGGCGCAGAACAGCAACAAAAAGAAGATCCTTTAGACTTTGCCTTGTGGAAAAAAGCAAAACCAGGAGAGATTTCATGGGAATCGCCATGGGGAGAAGGACGTCCAGGGTGGCATATCGAATGTTCCGTGATGGCAACGAAACATTTAGGTGAGACTATTGATATCCACGGCGGTGGCCAAGATTTGGAGTTTCCTCATCATGAGAACGAGATTGCCCAAAGTGAAGCGAAAACAGGCAAAAAATTTGCGAACTATTGGATGCACAATGGCTATGTGACGATTGGTGAAGACGATCAAAAAATGAGTAAATCTTTAGGGAACTTTATCACTGTCCACGAAATGATCCAAGAGGTAGACCCACAAGTGTTACGCTTCTTTATGGCAACCACACAATATCGTCGACCGATCCGCTATAGTGAAGCAACGATGAAAGAAGCAGCGACAAATTTACAACGCTTGAAAAATACGTTTGATAATCTAAACTTCCGTTTTGAAAATGCGGTAGAAGCCCAGTCGGAAGATGAGAGACAGGTAACAGAACTGGAACAATTAGAAACACGATTCATCAAAGAAATGGACGATGATTTCAATGTGGCTAACGGCATCACAGTTGTCTATGAATTAGCAAAATGGATCAATACGTATTTGGAACAACCGACTGTCTCCAAAACGATCCTATCCAAAAGTGAGGCACTATTTACCCAATGGTTGTCGATCTTTGGTATCTTATTTACGACAGCAGAAATGTTGGATGAAGAAATCGAGCAACTGATCGAAGAACGAACACAAGCCAGAAAAAACCGAGATTTCTCTCGTAGTGATGAAATTCGGGACCAATTAAAAGAAAAAGGTATCTTGTTAGATGACACCCCACAAGGTACTCGTTGGAGAAGAGAAGCATGA
- the epsC gene encoding serine O-acetyltransferase EpsC encodes MEWFKRAVIAVKKNDPAARTTAEVILTYPGLHALFWHRFSHYLYRHRLYLIAKMNAQFWRFITGIEIHPGATIGTGVFIDHGMGIVIGETAEIEDDVVLFHGVTLGGTGKETGKRHPTVKKGAMLSANAQILGPITIGKDAKIGAGAVVLKDIPDGATAVGIPAKVVRINGEKVGDENDKNL; translated from the coding sequence ATGGAATGGTTCAAACGAGCTGTCATTGCCGTAAAGAAAAATGATCCAGCAGCGCGTACTACAGCAGAGGTCATTTTGACCTATCCTGGGCTACATGCGTTATTTTGGCATCGTTTCTCCCATTATTTATATCGCCATCGTCTCTATTTGATTGCCAAAATGAATGCCCAATTTTGGCGATTCATTACGGGAATAGAGATACATCCAGGAGCGACGATCGGAACGGGTGTGTTTATCGATCATGGTATGGGGATCGTCATTGGAGAAACAGCAGAAATCGAAGATGATGTGGTCTTGTTTCATGGTGTCACTTTAGGTGGTACGGGAAAAGAAACGGGGAAAAGACATCCAACAGTCAAAAAAGGTGCAATGTTGTCCGCCAATGCCCAAATCCTAGGACCGATCACCATAGGAAAAGATGCGAAAATCGGTGCAGGCGCAGTCGTCTTAAAAGATATACCTGATGGGGCAACAGCAGTAGGGATACCAGCAAAAGTTGTCCGAATCAATGGAGAGAAAGTAGGGGATGAGAATGATAAAAATCTATAA